In the genome of Sphaeramia orbicularis chromosome 13, fSphaOr1.1, whole genome shotgun sequence, one region contains:
- the p4ha3 gene encoding prolyl 4-hydroxylase subunit alpha-3 — protein MKHLPCVFFSLVLVAWGAVPGSVGEMYTSLQNVKQAISVERKLIDYLRTYIDHELERLADIKRFYAKVSDLHTEVYKSQETAMANPLVAFTLIKRLHSEWLNVVYSDEALENTQALRSSYEKEEAGLPKLEDLQGAAKGLMRLQDVYALQVASLVRGHFRSVTNGQATDIYMPDVSVPLSGDDCFLVGKVAYDQEDYYHSVQWLEESVRLFRGSGGEWSPENEGTLKDALDHLAFSHFKTGNVSYALSLSQELLHHDPVNGRVLQNVEKYEKLLMERPHISNRGGGLRRPASKYLRTRNTYERLCQTQGSQPVHFENPRLFCDYFTSGSPGLLLGPVKREVLSLQPYVVLYHDFITDAEAEDIKMLAQPGLRRSVVAAGEKQATADYRISKSAWVKDSAHSVVGKLDQRISLLTGLNVTHPYGEYLQVVNYGIGGHYEPHFDHATSPSSPVFKLKTGNRVATFMIYLSSVEAGGSTAFIYANFSVPVVEKAAIFWWNLHRNGQGDMDTLHAGCPVLIGDKWVANKWIHEYGQEFQHRCSLNPEE, from the exons ATGAAGCATCTTCCATGTGTTTTCTTTAGTTTGGTTCTAGTGGCGTGGGGCGCAGTCCCCGGATCTGTGGGTGAAATGTATACGTCGCTGCAGAACGTGAAGCAGGCCATCAGTGTGGAGCGAAAACTGATCGATTACTTAAGAACTTATATTGACCATGAGTTAGAGAGACTGGCGGACATCAAGCG TTTTTATGCCAAAGTGTCCGACCTGCACACTGAGGTTTACAAAAGCCAGGAGACTGCAATGGCAAACCCGCTGGTTGCATTCACCCTCATCAAGCGTCTCCATTCAGAATGGCTGAATGTAGTTTACAGCGACGAGGCTCTTGAAAACACACAAG CTCTCAGGTCCAGTTACGAGAAGGAAGAGGCTGGTTTGCCCAAACTGGAAGACCTCCAGGGGGCTGCCAAAGGGCTGATGAGGCTCCAGGATGTGTATGCCCTCCAAGTGGCGAGCCTTGTAAGGGGTCATTTCCGGAGCGTCACTAACGGACAGGCTACAGATATCTATATGCCCGATGTATCCGTCCCACTGTCTGGTGATGACTGCTTTCTTGTTGGAAAG GTTGCCTATGATCAAGAGGACTACTACCACTCAGTGCAGTGGCTGGAGGAGTCGGTTCGTCTCTTCAGAGGATCAGGAGGAGAGTGGAGCCCTGAGAATGAAGGGACTTTAAAGGATGCACTGGATCACCTGGCTTTCTCTCATTTTAAA ACAGGAAATGTCTCCTATGCATTAAGTCTGTCTCAAGAGTTACTGCATCATG ATCCAGTGAATGGAAGAGTTTTGCAGAATGTTGAGAAATATGAGAAGCTGCTCATGGAGAGACCACACATATCAAATAGAGGTGGTGGGTTGAGGAGACCTGCATCTAAATACTTAAGAACTAGGAACACTTATGAGAGACTGTGTCAGACCCAAGGCTCACAG CCAGTACATTTTGAAAACCCCAGACTATTCTGCGACTATTTCACCAGCGGCAGTCCAGGTCTTCTCCTGGGCCCAGTAAAACGGGAAGTGCTGAGCCTGCAgccatatgtggtcctgtaccACGACTTCATCACTGACGCAGAAGCAGAAGACATCAAGATGCTCGCCCAGCCAGGA TTAAGAAGATCTGTGGTTGCAGCTGGAGAAAAACAAGCAACAGCAGATTATCGCATCAGCAAGAG TGCATGGGTGAAGGACTCTGCTCACTCTGTTGTTGGGAAGCTGGACCAGAGGATCTCCTTGCTCACAGGTTTGAACGTGACGCATCCATATGGCGAGTACCTTCAGGTGGTGAATTATGGGATTGGTGGCCACTACGAACCTCACTTTGACCATGCTACA TCTCCTTCAAGCCCTGTGTTCAAGCTGAAAACTGGGAATCGAGTGGCAACCTTTATGATATAT CTCAGCTCTGTCGAGGCAGGTGGGTCCACAGCCTTCATCTATGCCAACTTCAGTGTTCCTGTAGTGGAG AAAGCTGCAATATTTTGGTGGAACCTGCATAGAAATGGTCAAGGAGATATGGACACTCTGCATGCTGGTTGCCCAGTGCTTATTGGAGACAAATGGG TGGCAAACAAATGGATTCATGAGTATGGTCAAGAGTTCCAACATCGCTGCAGCCTGAATCCTGAAGAGTAA
- the or95a1 gene encoding odorant receptor 129-1 → MQNLTDFQANATSHNTLSMIIKVCVVIPFCCLFLCCIVVMLHIFASHRQFLETSRYILFACMLINDTLQVLSSLLLFHLVVGQVKLAFICCVPLLFISTATFQNTPLILATMSLERYIAIIYPLQRPAAWRSDRIWIIILSLWLISCIFPFIDFSIGKHDPSVNVLFTPVICKTALVNSSPIQQLFKAAVSVLFFVVVAVIILFTYVRILLETRKLRQDRVSVTKALHTVLLHGFQLLLCVLAFTHPITETLIALQSWSPQDLSFFNYFCFMLVPRFLSPLIYGFRDQSLRGYIKKRFLCCSKTVDPCVREQMRLWLDLTAISGKPNGRTVKVDPTAEESRTERRRVGFTGRTRRKPTGASLRSRTGTEVQPREEKHSETLNTATGTE, encoded by the exons TGATCCCCTTCTGCTGCCTCTTCCTCTGTTGTATTGTTGTCATGTTGCACATCTTTGCCTCTCACAGGCAGTTTCTGGAGACCTCACGTTACATcctgtttgcctgcatgctgatCAACGACACCCTTCAGGTCTTGTCCTCTCTGCTGCTCTTCCACCTTGTTGTTGGTCAGGTGAAACTTGCCTTTATCTGCTGTGTTCCACTTCTGTTTATATCCACTGCCACTTTCCAGAACACACCTTTAATCCTGGCCACAATGTCACTGGAGCGCTACATTGCGATCATCTATCCCCTGCAGCGCCCGGCTGCCTGGCGCTCAGACCGTATTTGGATCATTATTCTGTCCCTGTGGCTCATCAGCTGCATCTTCCCCTTTATTGACTTCAGTATTGGGAAGCATGATCCTTCAGTGAATGTCCTGTTCACCCCTGTGATTTGCAAAACTGCACTTGTCAACTCATCTCCGATCCAGCAGCTGTTTAAGGCTGCTGTAAGTGTGCTCTTCTTCGTAGTGGTAGCTGTCATCATCCTCTTCACTTATGTGAGAATCCTGCTGGAAACCAGGAAACTGAGACAGGACCGGGTTTCTGTCACCAAAGCCTTGCACACTGTGCTGCTGCATGGCTTTCAGCTTTTGCTGTGTGTGTTGGCCTTCACGCACCCCATCACTGAAACTCTCATAGCGCTCCAGAGCTGGAGCCCACAAGACCTTtccttttttaattatttctgttttatgctGGTTCCACGCTTTCTTAGCCCACTCATTTATGGCTTCCGAGATCAGAGTCTCAGAGgttacattaaaaaaagattCCTCTGCTGTTCAAAGACGGTAGACCCTTGTGTCAGAG AGCAGATGAGGCTTTGGCTGGACCTAACAGCCATCTCAGGGAAACCAAATGGCCGGACTGTGAAAGTTGATCCCACGGCAGAGGAGTCCCGCACGGAGCGGAGGCGCGTTGGATTCACAGGGAGAACCCGGCGCAAACCCACAGGCGCGTCACTTCGGTCCAGGACAGGCACAGAGGTCCAGCCACGAGAGGAAAAACACTCAGAAACCTTAAATACTGCAACAGGCACAGAGTAA